In Papaver somniferum cultivar HN1 chromosome 1, ASM357369v1, whole genome shotgun sequence, a genomic segment contains:
- the LOC113316116 gene encoding pentatricopeptide repeat-containing protein At1g12300, mitochondrial-like: protein MTQMGIRPNAITCNTVISGLCKTGKVGRALHLKNNMVKWNCRPDAVSYCAIIDALCKGGLVDQALVLFSEMHGDSNVVPNVVVYSSLINGLCNSGQLDEAKRVFEEMVSRGISANVITYSCMIDGHCRHGQWKEARRYFDEMMDRGVSPNTVTFSILIDSLYKDGMTEDAWELFKLMDKLNIKPNHFTYKL, encoded by the coding sequence ATGACTCAAATGGGTATTCGACCTAATGCCATTACATGTAATACCGTTATATCTGGGTTATGCAAAACTGGTAAAGTAGGTCGCGCTCTTCATCTAAAAAACAACATGGTGAAATGGAACTGCAGACCTGATGCTGTTTCATACTGCGCGATTATAGATGCTCTTTGTAAAGGAGGTTTAGTTGATCAAGCTTTGGTTCTCTTCTCCGAAATGCATGGCGATTCAAATGTTGTACCCAATGTAGTCGTTTACAGTTCTTTGATAAATGGACTTTGCAATTCAGGCCAGTTGGATGAGGCAAAGAGAGTCTTTGAGGAGATGGTTAGTAGAGGAATCTCTGCCAACGTAATTACGTACAGTTGTATGATTGATGGTCATTGCCGGCATGGTCAATGGAAAGAAGCAAGAAGATATTTTGATGAAATGATGGATCGAGGGGTTTCACCCAATACAGTAACCTTTAGTATATTAATAGATTCACTTTATAAAGATGGGATGACGGAAGATGCTTGGGAGTTATTTAAACTGATGGACAAGTTAAACATAAAACCTAATCATTTTACTTATAAGTTATAA
- the LOC113316110 gene encoding pentatricopeptide repeat-containing protein At3g22470, mitochondrial-like, giving the protein MIDGLCLTGRLKDARKLFDSMVDRGLQPDVFSCSILIGGYCKNRKLDEAVQIFKKMKRNGLKPTIVTYNILLVGLYRDGRMKTAKSLFNEMQTFGVSPNIITYNTMLDGYFKNGYTEKAIQLFESMEGVGILADVETYNTLIQGLFQVGKLEEASKLFIEISKKGLMPDVVTYTTMINGLFCSKMLLEANKLIIEMDEKDCVPNAITYNTIIKGFLVGKETDKALHYFGKMREIKFAPSDSVSCLLVNTLSAVELKNL; this is encoded by the coding sequence ATGATCGATGGTCTATGTTTGACAGGTCGGCTGAAAGATGCAAGGAAACTGTTTGACTCGATGGTAGATAGGGGCCTTCAACCTGATGTTTTCAGTTGCAGTATATTAATTGGTGGATACTGCAAGAACCGTAAGTTGGATGAAGCTGTGCAGATATTCAAGAAAATGAAACGAAACGGGTTGAAACCCACAATAGTTACTTACAACATTCTATTAGTGGGACTATACCGAgatggaagaatgaagactgcAAAGAGTTTGTTTAATGAGATGCAAACATTCGGTGTATCTCCAAATATTATCACATACAATACAATGTTGGATGGGTACTTCAAGAATGGATACACTGAGAAAGCAATACAATTATTTGAATCCATGGAGGGTGTCGGTATCTTAGCTGATGTTGAAACATATAATACTCTTATTCAAGGTTTGTTCCAAGTTGGCAAGTTGGAAGAAGCTAGTAAACTGTTTATTGAAATTTCAAAAAAGGGATTAATGCCTGATGTGGTAACATATACCACAATGATTAATGGCCTCTTTTGCAGCAAGATGTTACTGGAGGCTAACAAATTAATCATTGAAATGGATGAGAAGGATTGTGTACCTAATGCTATAACATATAATACCATCATCAAGGGTTTTCTTGTAGGAAAGGAAACTGACAAGGCATTGCATTATTTTGGGAAGATGCGTGAAATAAAATTTGCACCAAGTGATTCTGTTAGCTGTTTGTTAGTAAACACTCTCTCTGCAGTTGAGTTAAAAAATCTCTAG